One genomic region from Neorhodopirellula lusitana encodes:
- a CDS encoding DUF1559 domain-containing protein, translating into MKRKFTGFTLVELLVVIAIIGVLVGLLLPAVQAAREAARRMSCSNNFKQLGLAVHNYHSAYKQLPTQGGGTNGSSATGLAQTQADIPRATNAMENSWLVGLLPFIEQQALWEQISNPYDSDGNSATTNDIFQAMGPTPRRRLQDHSGQPYDPWVTEVVGFRCPSDPGVGLPAFGRTNYAACFGDSALYVHGGVDGVTGVATQTNAERQRHSDRGIFGYRRKSKFRDVLDGLSNTIMGGEIATDLGDNDARTRPAVQDSALMSHSWTGAQNTNNACSGQIDPERPQFWGSGFTPITFNASVGPDSEVRRGYKWAFGRILFCGFNTTVPPNKPYCGGSLGLSDAVASASSRHQGGVHILMGDGAVKFVTDSIEAGNQGSFHVGWRGPALKNGEPSPFGLWGSLGTRAMKETIETEF; encoded by the coding sequence ATGAAACGTAAGTTTACCGGTTTCACACTTGTCGAGCTGCTGGTGGTCATCGCGATCATTGGTGTGCTCGTCGGATTGCTTTTGCCAGCAGTGCAGGCGGCGCGTGAGGCGGCGCGGCGAATGAGTTGCAGCAACAATTTTAAACAGCTTGGTTTGGCAGTGCACAACTATCACTCCGCCTACAAGCAGTTGCCGACCCAAGGTGGTGGCACCAACGGCAGTTCAGCCACTGGTCTTGCACAAACACAGGCCGATATCCCGAGGGCGACCAACGCGATGGAAAACAGTTGGTTGGTTGGGTTGCTGCCGTTCATTGAACAGCAGGCTTTGTGGGAGCAGATTTCGAATCCCTATGACTCGGACGGAAATTCGGCGACCACGAATGACATTTTTCAAGCGATGGGCCCGACGCCACGTCGTCGATTGCAGGACCACTCGGGGCAACCTTACGATCCATGGGTGACCGAGGTTGTCGGTTTCCGTTGCCCCAGTGATCCAGGTGTCGGACTGCCAGCGTTCGGTCGTACGAACTACGCCGCATGTTTTGGTGATTCCGCACTGTATGTGCATGGCGGAGTTGATGGGGTTACTGGCGTGGCAACGCAAACCAATGCAGAGCGACAGCGTCACTCTGATCGTGGTATTTTCGGCTACCGTCGAAAGTCGAAATTCCGCGATGTTCTAGATGGTTTGTCCAACACGATTATGGGCGGTGAAATCGCAACCGATCTGGGTGACAACGATGCTCGGACTCGTCCTGCCGTTCAGGATTCGGCGTTGATGTCGCATTCTTGGACTGGTGCACAGAACACCAACAATGCTTGTAGTGGCCAGATTGATCCGGAACGTCCGCAGTTTTGGGGTTCAGGTTTTACACCGATCACTTTCAATGCAAGCGTAGGGCCCGATTCGGAGGTTCGCCGGGGCTACAAATGGGCCTTTGGGCGAATTCTCTTCTGCGGTTTCAACACGACTGTTCCGCCAAACAAGCCTTACTGTGGCGGATCGCTGGGGTTAAGTGACGCGGTTGCTTCCGCCAGTAGTCGCCATCAAGGTGGAGTTCATATCTTGATGGGCGACGGTGCGGTCAAGTTCGTTACGGATTCAATTGAAGCCGGCAACCAGGGTAGCTTCCACGTTGGATGGCGAGGTCCTGCCCTGAAGAATGGCGAGCCAAGTCCGTTCGGCTTGTGGGGTAGCCTCGGTACAAGGGCCATGAAGGAAACGATCGAAACTGAATTCTAA
- a CDS encoding sigma-70 family RNA polymerase sigma factor — translation MAHPDSAPIDGDDVFREEFVRLLAMHSSKVMSFIRILTVNNQDDAEEIFQLTCVILWKKFSQYDPDGRFDSWACRIAYYETLKHRESKRRIKLFSNETLELLAEAAMPISNELSERRTALATCLKKLPSPDHDLIRQKYFEGLSVAEMSDNVGRSTHAIYRELAKIHGLLLRCVQRSTSESLA, via the coding sequence ATGGCTCACCCTGACAGTGCCCCGATCGATGGCGACGACGTCTTCCGAGAGGAGTTCGTACGGTTGTTGGCCATGCATTCCAGCAAGGTGATGTCATTCATTCGTATTCTTACGGTGAACAATCAAGACGACGCGGAAGAGATCTTCCAACTGACATGCGTGATCCTGTGGAAGAAGTTTTCGCAATACGATCCTGACGGCCGCTTCGATTCCTGGGCGTGCCGCATTGCCTATTACGAGACGCTGAAACACAGAGAATCGAAACGCCGCATCAAGTTGTTTAGCAACGAAACACTTGAATTACTGGCAGAGGCCGCGATGCCAATTTCCAACGAACTGAGCGAGCGACGGACGGCTTTGGCCACCTGCTTGAAAAAGCTGCCTTCGCCCGATCACGATCTCATACGTCAAAAGTACTTCGAAGGCCTTAGCGTTGCCGAGATGTCCGACAACGTGGGTCGTTCCACTCACGCGATCTATCGCGAGCTCGCCAAAATACACGGATTACTACTCCGTTGCGTGCAGCGCTCTACATCGGAGAGCCTCGCATGA
- a CDS encoding LamG domain-containing protein produces the protein MKGPNMNPDNHRLQTLRTLIVKSQSESLSDAEIEELNTLVASENGAAEAAELIDQLCAFTDSGAKESLPMAEILSELFCADAAENVSAHQRNPITPRTVAAMGGAASQASPSRQAGEPARTGRTTPVSQTTHTDRWTKAYWWVGIAASHLLVASLAWSIAKPQTVSSFPSVEASPAKLPQLVSMTACVWRSSNDVVPAVGESIPAGEVLSLVEGIAELRIGEQTPGEAMVRIEGPASVFARGGDRLGLQNGTLTVKTLGTGSKAFSIETPFGEVVLDGQSSIGLVSQGSVDEVHLFKGRAMVDTNVPGASDSHFVLEEGDAVRFTRKAGTPIEIVKFEASFSSFASARSTGFDPLNIGQDYVDAVLASDPKVYWRFQELSGEGTQYIANEGSSPDMNAEMIGAPSWRQYGENRVVELGLSAAPTGFQSSKAWPPTPLENYSVELWVKPQLFHHGEVLCLYSPAQLPDGRYQHTMMLETTAQHYFTHRLTNSAPNRFRYMHRKLGDTQSLSATSLFADKEYESRAWQHIVAQKEGSHQKLWINGRLEAEHESPYPLNNHVKVLIGQIYPSSVYRKFVGQIDEVALYDRCLSLDEMRSHIKAANRLVVLNEED, from the coding sequence ATGAAAGGTCCTAACATGAATCCTGATAACCATCGCTTGCAAACGCTTCGCACTTTGATCGTGAAGTCGCAATCCGAATCACTCAGTGACGCTGAGATCGAGGAACTCAACACCTTGGTAGCCTCCGAAAATGGTGCCGCCGAAGCTGCCGAATTGATCGACCAGCTGTGCGCGTTCACCGACTCAGGCGCGAAGGAGTCGCTGCCGATGGCGGAGATTCTGTCAGAACTGTTTTGTGCCGATGCAGCGGAAAACGTTTCCGCCCATCAACGCAATCCAATCACGCCAAGAACGGTCGCGGCCATGGGCGGTGCAGCCTCCCAAGCGTCTCCATCACGACAAGCTGGCGAGCCTGCACGGACTGGTCGGACAACACCGGTTTCTCAAACAACGCACACCGATCGCTGGACCAAGGCCTATTGGTGGGTTGGCATCGCGGCTAGTCACTTGCTTGTTGCCTCGTTGGCCTGGTCGATCGCGAAACCTCAGACCGTCAGTTCATTCCCAAGTGTCGAAGCCTCTCCGGCGAAGCTACCGCAGCTTGTCTCCATGACGGCCTGCGTCTGGCGTTCATCCAACGACGTGGTACCGGCGGTCGGCGAATCCATCCCCGCCGGCGAAGTGCTCAGCTTGGTTGAAGGGATTGCCGAACTAAGAATCGGCGAACAGACGCCAGGCGAAGCAATGGTACGCATCGAAGGTCCCGCATCAGTATTTGCACGCGGAGGCGATCGCTTAGGATTGCAAAATGGAACGCTAACCGTCAAAACGCTCGGCACCGGAAGCAAAGCATTCTCTATAGAAACGCCGTTTGGGGAAGTCGTCCTGGATGGGCAGAGTTCGATCGGACTTGTCTCGCAAGGCTCGGTCGATGAAGTCCATCTGTTCAAAGGGCGAGCCATGGTGGATACCAACGTACCCGGCGCATCAGACAGTCACTTTGTCCTGGAAGAAGGGGATGCCGTGCGGTTCACTCGCAAGGCCGGCACGCCCATTGAGATCGTGAAATTCGAAGCCTCGTTTTCCAGTTTCGCCTCGGCAAGGTCGACTGGGTTTGATCCGTTGAACATCGGCCAGGATTACGTCGACGCCGTGCTCGCCTCAGATCCCAAAGTCTACTGGAGGTTCCAGGAATTAAGTGGTGAGGGAACTCAATACATCGCCAACGAAGGCAGCTCACCCGACATGAATGCAGAGATGATCGGTGCACCAAGCTGGCGACAGTACGGCGAAAACCGAGTCGTCGAATTGGGTTTATCTGCGGCTCCCACCGGATTTCAGTCGAGCAAAGCTTGGCCTCCCACGCCACTCGAAAACTACTCTGTGGAATTGTGGGTGAAGCCGCAATTGTTCCACCACGGTGAAGTACTTTGCCTGTACTCACCGGCCCAGTTGCCGGACGGTCGGTACCAGCACACGATGATGTTGGAAACCACTGCACAACATTACTTCACCCACCGTTTAACCAATTCGGCCCCCAACCGGTTTCGCTACATGCATCGCAAACTAGGCGACACACAATCGCTTAGCGCGACCAGCTTGTTCGCGGACAAAGAGTATGAATCCCGAGCTTGGCAACATATCGTTGCACAAAAAGAGGGTAGCCACCAAAAGCTCTGGATCAACGGACGACTCGAGGCCGAACACGAGAGCCCGTATCCACTCAACAACCACGTGAAAGTTCTAATCGGCCAGATCTATCCATCGTCGGTCTACCGAAAGTTCGTCGGGCAAATCGATGAAGTCGCTTTGTACGATCGTTGTTTGTCGCTGGACGAGATGCGCAGCCACATCAAGGCGGCAAATCGGCTTGTCGTATTGAATGAAGAAGATTGA
- a CDS encoding MFS transporter: MTQQTADGVATTLHNERLILLILAAVQFITIVDFMIVMPLGPQLMRTLEINPAAFGLIVSSYTFAAGVAGLVASATVDRFSRRTAFLFLYTGFLLGTLFCGLSMNYPALVVSRVIAGAFGGIVGGISMAIIGDVFPDSRRGRATGAMMTGFAIASVAGVPMGLFIGTNFGWQMSFIALAAMGLPVLGLAWFALPLLNDHNLDSHAESRPSTLTSLRTTFLHLNHLNAFALMIALTMSGFLVFPYLSVYFVGNVGMTEQQLPLIYIAGGTLTLFASPIVGRYADRYGKLLVFRMIAPISAVMLVLITQLPAGAVLLTICVFGTLMVCNVGRMIPAMAMVTGSVLPKNRGAFLSANSSIQHIGGGVASFLGGLIVVQSTEGRLLNFEIVGVLAAGFSVLSLWLAGRLRMAEAAEVPGMQLSLAAATKATTDTGEILVASMDSDRQQELIERCEA; encoded by the coding sequence ATGACACAGCAAACAGCCGACGGCGTGGCGACCACTCTTCACAACGAACGATTGATCTTGCTGATCCTGGCGGCGGTTCAGTTCATCACCATCGTGGACTTCATGATCGTGATGCCACTGGGTCCGCAATTGATGCGCACGCTGGAGATCAATCCGGCGGCTTTCGGTTTGATCGTGTCGTCGTATACCTTCGCCGCCGGAGTCGCTGGTCTGGTCGCTTCGGCCACCGTCGATCGCTTTTCTCGCCGTACCGCGTTCCTGTTTCTCTACACCGGGTTCCTACTGGGAACCTTGTTCTGTGGCCTTTCGATGAACTACCCGGCTTTGGTGGTTTCGCGAGTGATCGCGGGAGCCTTCGGCGGCATCGTGGGCGGGATTTCGATGGCGATCATCGGCGACGTTTTCCCCGATAGCCGCCGTGGTCGAGCCACCGGTGCGATGATGACGGGCTTTGCGATCGCGTCCGTTGCTGGCGTGCCGATGGGCCTGTTCATCGGAACCAATTTCGGTTGGCAAATGAGCTTCATCGCTTTGGCCGCGATGGGTTTACCCGTGCTTGGGTTGGCATGGTTTGCCTTGCCTTTGCTGAACGACCACAACCTGGATTCCCACGCTGAATCGCGTCCGTCCACATTGACTTCACTTCGCACCACGTTCTTGCACCTGAACCATCTCAACGCGTTCGCATTGATGATCGCGCTGACGATGAGTGGCTTCCTCGTCTTTCCGTACCTTAGTGTGTACTTCGTGGGGAACGTCGGCATGACCGAGCAACAGTTGCCACTGATCTACATCGCCGGCGGTACGCTCACGCTGTTTGCTTCCCCCATCGTCGGACGCTACGCCGACCGTTACGGCAAACTTCTTGTGTTTCGCATGATTGCCCCGATTTCGGCCGTGATGCTGGTGTTGATCACCCAACTTCCCGCCGGTGCGGTGCTGCTGACGATTTGTGTTTTCGGGACCTTAATGGTTTGCAATGTGGGACGCATGATCCCAGCGATGGCGATGGTCACCGGCAGTGTTTTGCCTAAGAACCGAGGCGCATTCCTAAGTGCCAACTCGTCGATTCAACACATCGGTGGCGGCGTGGCTTCCTTCCTCGGCGGGCTGATCGTCGTGCAGTCGACCGAAGGCCGGTTACTGAATTTCGAAATCGTGGGTGTGCTCGCAGCCGGATTCTCGGTGTTGAGCTTATGGCTGGCCGGTCGGTTACGAATGGCCGAGGCAGCTGAGGTTCCGGGAATGCAACTCAGCCTAGCCGCCGCAACCAAGGCGACCACCGATACAGGGGAGATCCTGGTGGCGAGCATGGATTCGGATCGCCAACAAGAACTGATTGAACGTTGCGAAGCGTAA
- the pflB gene encoding formate C-acetyltransferase, producing the protein MSTTMPTAEIVPEELNVSTDPWRDFESGAWVNEIDVRSFIQANYTPYLGGDEFLAPTTTRTNQLWDELKQLLKAERDAGGVLDADTKIVSKVASHGPGYINKDLEQIVGVQTDAPLKRGMLPYGGVRIAQKALQAHGREMDSDTASIFSDHRKTHNDGVFDCYTADIRKARSAGIVTGLPDGYGRGRIIGDYRRIALYGVDRLIEDKKDQFASIENEAFSDAWVREREELQDQVRALRDLKKMAKAYGFDISVPAQNGREAVQWTYFGYLGAVKEQNGAAMSFGRTTTFFDIYFERDFKEGTLTESEAQELIDHLVMKMRIVRFIRTPDYDELFSGDPTWVTESIGGMGEDGRPLVTKTSFRILHTLTNLGTAPEPNLTVLWAEDLPAGFKTYCAKVSITTSSIQYENDDLMRPYWGDDYGIACCVSAMRIGKQMQFFGARANLAKAMLYAINGGRDEKSGEQIAPPSEPITGDILQYDELDAKFDHVLDWLAETYVKALNIIHYMHDKYSPEHLMFSLHDREIYRTMAVGIAGLSVAADSLSAVKNAKVHVLRNDEGLAVDYRVEGEYPAYGNNNDEADAIAASLITRFMNKVRQQPMYRDATPTQSVLTITSNVVYGKKTGSTPDGRKAGEPFAPGANPMSGRDTKGAVASLASVAKMPYEDSLDGISYTFSIVPDALGKDEASREANLVQLLDGYCAETGHHVNVNVFNKETLIDAMEHPEEYPQLTVRVSGYAVNFIKLTREQQLDVINRTFHSTI; encoded by the coding sequence ATGTCCACGACCATGCCTACCGCCGAAATCGTTCCGGAAGAATTGAACGTATCTACTGATCCATGGCGAGACTTCGAGTCGGGTGCCTGGGTCAATGAGATTGATGTCCGCAGCTTCATTCAAGCAAATTACACGCCCTATCTAGGCGGCGATGAATTCCTGGCTCCCACCACGACTCGGACCAACCAGCTATGGGACGAACTGAAACAGCTTCTTAAAGCGGAACGGGATGCCGGTGGCGTGCTGGACGCCGACACCAAGATCGTCAGTAAGGTGGCCTCCCACGGTCCAGGCTACATCAACAAAGATCTGGAACAAATCGTTGGCGTGCAAACGGACGCCCCGCTCAAGCGAGGCATGCTTCCGTACGGCGGCGTGCGAATTGCCCAGAAAGCTCTGCAGGCCCATGGCCGAGAAATGGACAGCGACACCGCATCCATCTTTTCCGACCATCGCAAGACGCACAATGATGGCGTGTTCGATTGCTACACAGCCGACATTCGGAAGGCACGTTCAGCCGGGATCGTTACCGGACTGCCTGATGGATACGGCCGCGGCCGGATCATTGGCGACTACCGCCGAATCGCACTGTACGGTGTCGACCGTTTGATCGAAGACAAAAAGGATCAATTCGCGAGCATTGAAAACGAAGCGTTTTCCGACGCCTGGGTTCGTGAACGCGAAGAACTACAAGATCAAGTTCGCGCTTTGCGTGACCTGAAGAAGATGGCCAAGGCCTACGGCTTTGACATCTCCGTTCCCGCCCAAAATGGCCGCGAGGCCGTGCAGTGGACCTACTTTGGTTACCTTGGTGCGGTCAAAGAGCAAAACGGAGCCGCGATGTCATTCGGTCGCACCACGACCTTCTTTGACATCTACTTTGAACGAGATTTCAAGGAAGGCACGCTAACCGAAAGCGAAGCCCAAGAACTAATCGACCATCTGGTCATGAAGATGCGAATCGTGCGATTCATCCGAACCCCAGACTACGACGAACTGTTCTCCGGCGACCCAACCTGGGTCACCGAAAGCATTGGTGGGATGGGTGAAGACGGACGGCCACTTGTAACGAAAACCAGCTTTCGAATCCTGCACACGCTGACCAACCTCGGCACCGCTCCCGAGCCCAACTTGACCGTCCTTTGGGCCGAAGACCTGCCCGCTGGCTTCAAGACCTATTGTGCCAAGGTATCGATCACCACCAGCTCGATTCAGTACGAAAACGACGACCTGATGCGTCCGTACTGGGGCGATGATTACGGAATCGCATGTTGCGTGTCAGCGATGCGAATCGGCAAGCAAATGCAGTTCTTTGGCGCCCGCGCCAATCTTGCCAAAGCGATGCTCTACGCAATCAACGGCGGACGCGATGAAAAGAGTGGCGAACAAATTGCACCACCCAGCGAGCCGATCACGGGAGACATCCTGCAGTACGACGAGTTGGATGCGAAGTTCGATCACGTGCTTGATTGGTTAGCTGAAACCTACGTCAAAGCGCTCAACATCATTCACTACATGCACGACAAGTACTCTCCCGAGCACTTGATGTTCTCGCTGCATGATCGTGAAATCTATCGCACGATGGCTGTCGGCATCGCGGGCTTATCCGTTGCGGCGGACTCCCTATCGGCGGTCAAGAATGCCAAGGTTCATGTCTTGCGGAACGACGAAGGACTCGCTGTCGATTATCGCGTTGAAGGCGAATACCCCGCCTACGGCAACAACAACGACGAGGCGGATGCGATCGCGGCCAGCTTGATCACCCGGTTCATGAACAAGGTTCGCCAACAACCCATGTACCGCGATGCCACCCCGACACAATCCGTACTGACGATCACATCCAACGTGGTTTACGGAAAGAAAACGGGCAGCACTCCGGATGGGCGCAAAGCCGGCGAACCATTCGCTCCCGGAGCCAATCCGATGAGCGGACGAGACACGAAGGGAGCGGTCGCCTCGCTGGCCTCCGTCGCAAAGATGCCATACGAGGACAGCCTCGATGGAATCTCCTACACGTTTTCGATCGTTCCCGACGCACTCGGGAAGGACGAGGCGAGTCGCGAAGCCAACCTGGTTCAACTGCTCGACGGTTACTGTGCCGAAACGGGTCACCATGTGAACGTCAACGTTTTCAATAAGGAAACCTTGATCGACGCGATGGAACATCCCGAAGAGTACCCACAGCTGACCGTACGTGTTTCGGGTTACGCCGTGAACTTCATCAAACTGACACGCGAGCAACAACTCGATGTGATCAACCGAACGTTCCATAGCACGATCTGA